Below is a window of Streptomyces sp. NBC_01429 DNA.
CTTCAAAACCGACGGCATTTTTAAGCGACTGTATGACGAAACACGTGTGAACGACTTCCCGTCGCGGTACCGGCGCCGCATGAAACTGGAAGCGCGGGCCATCGCCATCGCGGAGTGGTCACCGAACCTGGTCCCCGGGCTTCTCCAGACAACCGCGTACGCGCGCGCACTGTTCAGAGCGGGCAACCCCCGGGCGACCGACCACGAGATCACAACACGAGCGGATGCGCGGATCGCACGGCAGGAAGTACTGCACAGGGGGTCTCCACCCGATCTGTCGATCGTGATCTGCGAGGCGGTGATCAGACGGTCCGTGGGCGGATCAGAGGTGATGCGCGGCCAGTTGGCATCCCTGCTGGCTCAAGGCACTCGTTACACCACCATCGTGCAGGTGCTGCCGTTCAGCACCGGATCACACCTGCTCATGGACGGCTCCATGAGCATCCTTACCGCCCCCGACGGCACCCGCGTTATCTACACGGAGTCGCTCAACGCGGCGGTTATCAACGATGATCCCGCTACGGTTCGAGCAATGTCACGTGCCTACGATGTCCTCACGGCTACGGCTCTTCCGCCGACCGCATCGGCCCAAGTGATCCGTGGGCAAATGGAGGCACTGTGACCCAAGATGTCCCCCTGCGCAGCTGGGTCAGGTCCAGCTACAGCAACCAGGACGGTGGCAACTGCGTCGAGTGGTCCCCCACCCACGCCACCACCCACAGCACCGTCCCCGTACGCGACTCCAAGCGCCCCCACGGCTCCGTACTCCTGCTCACCCCCACCGCCTGGGCCGGTCTCCTGGACCTGGCCAAGTCACAACACCCCTGAGCCGGAAGGCTCATTGGGCGCACACCAAAGCGGGACACACGACATGCGTGGCCCGCAGAGGGGGAGAGGACAGCAGGCAGAGGGGGAGAGGCCCGCAGAGGGGAGCGGACAACAGTGGGTCATGTGTCAGCGGGTGCGTCCCGGGGGACCATCCGCACACGAGCACTCACCAGACGGGGTCACCCCTCCGGCTTCGGCCGGGCCGCCGCCCGGCTGCACATGAGCCAGCCGCCGCTGAGCCGGGCGATCAAGCAGCTGGAGACGGACGTCGGGGCCGTTCTGCTGCACCGCTCCCCCGCCGGCGTCACCCTCACCCGGCCCGGGATCACACTGCTGGACGAGGCGCGTACGCTGCTCGGCCAGGCCGACCGGGTCCGGGTACGCGTCGCCGCGGGAACGAGGGCGACACTAACCCTCTGATCAGCTCCTTCGCGCAGATCGCGACGGCTGCCTACCGGGACGGGGACCAGGACCAGGACTGGAACCGGGACGGGGACCGGGACTGAGCGCGCGGCAGCGAAAGACCCCGGCCCGGGACCGCGATCGAGTGGATCACGATCCCGGGCCGGGGGCGGGGCGCCCGGACGGTGAGGCCGCGGCCTCGGAGTCAGCCCGGACTCAGGCGTCCTCGGGCTTCTCGTCCCCGGGCTCCAGGCCGAACTGCTCGACGAGCCACTTGTCGAACTCGATCGAGGCACGGACCCAGCTGACCGTGGACGACACGAAGTGCTCAAGGTTGACGCCCATGCCGATCAGCATCTGGGCCTCACCGATGAGCCGGACGGTCGGCGGACCGTCGCCCTCCTCGTGGACGTGCGTGTAGACCTTGGGCCACAGCGTCCGGCGGTTCCAGTCGTCGATCGCGTCCAGGATCTTGGACTTGTCCGTCACGGGGTGCGGGCGGTCGTAGAAGGTCCGCACCGAGAAGACCTGCTGGTCGTCCTCGCCGCGGAACATGAAGTACGTCCGGAACTCCTCCCACGGCGCCGCGAGGTCGCCCTCGTCGTCGACGACGTACTTCAGCTCCATCTGTTCGAGGAGCTGCTTGACCAGATCCTGGTCAGGGACGACGGGGCCCGCCGGTCCCGCACCCTGCGGTTGGGGCTGGCTGCCCCCGAAATTCGGAATCGAGGACGGGTCGATGCTCACCGTGTATTTCCCTTCGTACGGTTCCTGCCATCCTCTCCCATCCCGGCCCGGGGGTGGCAACCCCATCCGCGTCTCAACGGGTCACGGATTCGCCATCCGGTCCGTGAGCCGCCATACGCCGGTCGAGGGATTCCGCCCGTGCTCCTCCCCGGTCGGCTCCAGCCCCTGGGCCCGCTCCGCCGCCCGGACCATCTCGTCCCGGTATTTACGGAAGTCGATCCGCGTCTTGTCGTAGCCCGGGACGTGCTTCTCCATGAGCGGCAGCAGCTTTTTCGTGCCGATGTGCGCGCGGTGATCGGTGAAGTGGAGCAGCAGCCACAGCTCGAAGCAGGGGTTGGAGACGGCGATCCTGATGCCCTGCCGCCGGGCGGCCAGCGCGGCGTCGGCCACGTCTATGTAGTCGTCCACGTCGAAGACGCACCACACCTCGTCGTACCCGCCCGGATTGAGATCCCGCTGCCCGCGCGCGTACGCGACCAGCTGCGTCGGGGAGCATGCCTTGCCGCGTACGACCACGGACACGGCGGGGTTGCGTAAGTGATCACGTAAGCCCTGGAGGTACTGCCGCTCGGTCTCCTTGCTGCCGCAGACGATCAGCATCGTCCGCGCGGACCGCCGCACGGGGCCGCGCCTGCGGCCCGAGCCCTCACGTGGGAACGACCTGGCCACGAGCCCCCCAGTACTTCTTGAGCATGTCTTCAAAGGCCGTTTCCGGCAGGAGCGGTACGGCTCCGTAGCTGCCGGCGAGGTAACGCCGCTCGAAGTTCTCGCCCTTGCGGGGCTTGAAGTCTGTGAGCGGATACAGCTCGGAGGCCCCGGTCTTCGCGTCCTTCTCCACGAACCAGACCTGGTCGCGACGCAGCACCTGGTCACCGAGCATCGTGCCGAGAAGGGAGGCGTCGTGGGTGGTGAAGATGAGTTGGGCGTTGCGCTGGTTCAGCTCCGGGTCCTGGAAGAGGGTGAGGAGCTTGGCGGTGAGGAGGGGGTGGAGGCTGATGTCGATCTCGTCGACCCACATCACATCCCCGTTGAGAAGGGAGAGGAGGGCAGTGGTCGCCATGGTCAGCCAGGTCTTCGTACCGGCCGATTCGGCTTCCTCCGGAAGGACGAACTCCTCGCCACCGACCCGATGGACGAACTCCAATGCCTGCGACGCGGCCGCTTTGACGTCGTCCGGCATCCCCTGTGCCCGGCCATCGGGATTCCGCAGAAGCATCTCGAATGCCTTGTTCTTCGCCTCGCCGCCGCGGATGCCGTGCACGCCCAGATCAGCTACCGCCAGGACATCGCTTCCGATCGGCAGCCCCGCTGCGGCGAAGACCTCATACGTCTGCACGAGATACGCGCCGATAGCAGAGGCGAGATGCCGCGAGCCATCACCGAGTGTGACCAAATGCAGATCACGCCAGAGCTCACTCAGCTGCTTGTGCGATGTCTGCGCGGCAGCCGACAGATACAGGCTGTTCGGCCGCATCAGCCGCTCCGCCGCCACCCGCTCCCCGGTCAGCGTCGCGCCGTACGTCATCCGCATGCGGTCGCGCTCGAAGAGGACCCGCTTCCGGCCCTTGGGGTACGCGTACAGCCACTCTTCGGCCACCTCGGTGTCCGTGACGCTGAACCCGTACACGTACCGCACGCCGTCCAGCAGAACGTCGACGCCATACGAAGACGGTTCGCCCTGACTCGTGTGATCGAGAAGGAACGGGCGACGGCGCGGCAGGGGAGCGCCCGGCAGCCATCGGGCCTGGGATTCGCGTACCGCCTCGGCGAAGAATCGGTAGGCGTCCACGACCGTCGACTTCCCCGACGCGTTCGCGCCGAAGAGCGCCACCACCGGCACGGCCGGCCGGTCGTCCCCGTACGCGGGCACGAGGTTCAGTTCCTGTGGCTCGCGCAGGGAGCCGTGGTTGGCGACACGAAAGCTCAGCAGCATGGATTGTCACCCTCCCCACACCATCTTGTGAACAAGTGAATCGCGCATTACGTGATTCACATAGATGGTAGTTCTCTCCAGGGGACACGGCTACCGAACGTCGCCACGCGGCGCCGGGCCGTCAGATCGTCTCCAGGAAGGCCCCGACCACCGCCGCGAAGCCCGCCGGGGCGCTCTCGTGGACCATGTGGCCGGTGGGGAGCTGGACGAGGCGGGTGTGGGGGCGGCGGGATGCCATGGCCTTCGCGTGGTCGGCGGCGAGGATGTCGCTCCGCGTTCCGTGCACCAGCAGGGCCGGGCAGTCGCGGGCCAGCCAGTCCGCCCAGTGGTCCCCCTTGTGCTGCTCGTTGGACATCACCATGTCCTCCGGGTGGACGGTGAGCCCCCAGCCGTCGGCGTACTCGCTCAGCCCGTCCGTCAGATACGGCCCGGCGTCCCCGAGCCCTTCGAGCAGGGCGGCCCTGGTGGGTGCGCGGTGGGGCCAGGACAGGCAGAACGAGAGGTCACCGGCGATCTCCGTCCCCATGTCCTCGATGATCAGGGCGCGGACCAAGTCCGGACGCCGGGCCGCCAGTTGGTACGCGTTGAGGCCGCCGAGGGAGTGGCCGAGCACCACCACGTCGCGCAGTCCGAGGTGGCCGAGGAGCCCGGCGGCGTCCTCGATGTACCCCTCGCGCGAGAAGTCGGCCGGGCGGTCGGAGTAGCCGTGTCCTCGCTGGTCGAGCGCTATCACCCGCCACTTCGGGGCGAGGTCGCGCGCCAGCCTCGTGAAGGTGCGGGCCTGGCCGAAGTGGCCGTGCAGGGCGAGCAGGGGCTGCCCCGGGCCGCCGAAGTCCAGGTACGACAGCCTCCGCCCGACGATCTCGAAGGCTCCCCGGACCGCTTCGGCGTCGGAACCCCGCTCCGGCTCGCGCGCCCGGTCCGTATCCGTCCCGTACGCCGGCTGCGACAGCGACGGCGACAGCGACAGCGGCCCCAGGCGCTCCGCCACCCGGCTCCTCAGCAGCTCGTACTCCTCCGCCCTGCGGGGCAGCCGTCCCGGCGGGCGCCGGACAGCCCGGGGCTCGCCGACCTGCTGGCCGCGCCGGAACTGGTCGTGGGTGAGGTCGATCTCGACGCCGCCCGGCAGCCGGTTCCACCAGTGGTAGCCGTGCTGTTCCGCACCGAGCCGGACCTCCGCGAAGAGCAGGTCTCCACCGAATATGTCGTGCACGACCAGCGCCGTGATGTCGCACTGCCCCCACGCCGGGTTCTCCCCGGTCCAGGGGGCGCGCTCCACGTCGTCGGGCGAGCAGGTGTCGGCCGCCCAGCTCGCCCGCAGCGCCTGCTCGATGTCGGTGAGAACCCACGGCGTCGCGGCTTTCGCCGTGACCTTCGTCGCGGCCTTCGTCGTGGCCCTCGCCGTGGCCTTCGGGATGTCGATGTCGTCCCTCGGTGTCATGACGTTCAGCCTGCCACCCACCACTGACAGTCCCCGCTGCCGTCGACCGCTGTCAGCGCCCGCTCAGCGCCCGCCCGCCACCCGCAGAATCGTTCCCGTGGCGTACGAGGCGTCCGCCGAGAGCAGCCAGGAGACGGCGCCCGCGATCTCCTCCGGCTCTCCGGGCCGCCCCATGGGGATGCCGTCCGCGAGCTTGTCCGGGCGGGCGGGGTCCTCGTGGAACTCGGTCCTGATGACGCCGGGGGCCACCGCGTTGACCCGGATGCCCAGCCGCGCGACCTCCTTCGACAGCCCGACGGTCATCGTGTCCACGGCGCCCTTGGCCGCCGCGTAGTGCACGTACTCCCCCGGGCTGCCGAGGGTGGCGGCGGCCGAGGAGACGTTCACGATGGCGCCGCCCCCGGTCCGGGTCATGTCGCGCACCGCCCGGCGCGCGCAGAGCAGGTAGCCGACGACGTTCACGTCCAGCGCGCGCCGGATACCGGCCGCGTCCGCTTCGGCGAGCGGGCCGACGGGGCCGCTGACCCCGGCGTTGTTGACCAGCCCTGTGACCGGGCCGAGTTCGGCCGCCGCCGTCTCGAAGAGACGGTCGACGTCGGCCTCGTCGGAGGTGTCGGCCCGTACGGCCACGCATCGCCGGCCCGTCTCCCGTACGGACGAGGCGACGGCCACGGCCGCCGCCTCGTCGGAGTGGTACGCGAGCGCGACATGGTGCCCGTCCGCGGCGAGGCGCGCGCAGACGGCGGCGCCGATGCCTCGGCTGCCGCCCGTGACGACGGTGACCGGCACCGGCTGCCCGCTCATGGTGACCCCTGACCCTCGCTCGAACGGCTCGACAATGGTTCTCGGTCGAGAACCCTAGGGCTTCTTCTCCAGCGACGTGGGCGCGGGCCCACCCTGCTCAGGCGGCTCCGTCGACTCCGGCGCCGCCCCCACGATCAGCCCGTCCTCGAACCGGTCCACCCGTACCGTGTCCCCGTCCGTGACCTCCCCCGCCAGGATCTCCTTCGCCAGCTGGTCCCCGATCGCCGTCTGCACCAGCCGCCGCAGCGGCCGCGCCCCGTACGCCGGGTCGTTGCCCTCGTCAGCGAGCCACTCCAGGGCCGCCGGTGTGACGTCCAGCGTGAGGCGGCGCTCAGCGAGGCGCTTGGCCAGCCGGCCGATCTGGAGGCCGGCGATGTGGGCGAGTTCGTCGCGCGACAGGGCGGAGAAGACCACCAGGTCGTCCAGGCGGTTGAGGAACTCCGGCTTGAAGGAGGACCGTACGGTCTGGAGGACCTGCTCCTTCTTCCGCTCGGGACTCGTCAGCGGATCCACCAGGTACTGGCTGCCGAGGTTGGACGTCAGTACCAGGATGGTGTTGCGGAAGTCGACCGTCCGCCCCTGGCCGTCCGTGAGCCTGCCGTCGTCCAGCACCTGGAGCAGGACGTCGAAGACCTCCGGGTGGGCCTTCTCCACCTCGTCCAGCAGCACCACGCTGTACGGGCGCCGGCGCACCGCCTCCGTCAGCTGGCCGCCCTCCTCGTAACCGACGTATCCGGGCGGGGCGCCGACCAGGCGGGCGACGGAGTGCTTCTCGCCGTACTCGCTCATGTCGATCCGGATCATGGCGCGCTCGTCGTCGAAGAGGAAGTCCGCGAGGGCCTTGGCCAGCTCGGTCTTGCCGACTCCGGTCGGGCCGAGGAAGAGGAAGGAGCCGGTGGGGCGGTCCGGGTCCGCGATACCCGCGCGGGTGCGGCGTACGGCGTCGGAGACGGCCTCCACGGCCTCGCGCTGGCCGATCAGGCGCCGGCCCAGCTCCTGTTCCATGCGCAGCAGCTTCTGGGTCTCGCCCTCCAGCAGCCGGCCCGCCGGGATACCGGTCCAGGAGCCGACCACGTCGGCGATGTCGTCCGGGCCGACCTCCTCCTTGACCATCGTGTCCTTGGCGGCCTCCTGCTCGGCCTCGGAGGCGGCCTCCAGCTCGCGTTCCAGGCCGGGGATCTCGCCGTACAGCAGCTTGGAGGCGGTGTCGAAGTCGCCGTCGCGCTGCGCGCGCTCGGCCTGGCCGCGCAGCTCGTCCAGGCGCTCCTTCAGCTCACCGACCCTGTTCAGCCCCTGCTTCTCCTTCTGCCAGCGCGCGTTGAGGCCGCGCAGTTCCTCGTCCCGGTCGGCGAGGTCGCGGCGGAGCTTCTCCAGGCGCTGCTTGGAGGCGGGGTCCGACTCGTTCTTCAGCGCCAGCTCCTCCATACGGAGGCGGTCGACGGAGCGCTGGAGTTCGTCGATCTCGACGGGCGAGGAGTCGATCTCCATCCGGAGCCGGGACGCGGCCTCGTCGACGAGGTCGATGGCCTTGTCGGGCAGGAAGCGCGAGGTGATGTAGCGGTCGGAGAGGGTGGCGGCGGCGACCAGGGCCGCGTCCGCGATCTGCACTTTGTGGTGCGCCTCGTACCGTCCCTTGAGCCCGCGCAGGATCGCGATGGTGTCCTCGACGGACGGTTCGGCGACCAGCACCTGCTGGAAGCGGCGCTCCAGCGCGGCGTCCTTCTCGATCCGCTCGCGGTACTCGTCCAGGGTGGTCGCGCCGACCATGCGCAGCTCGCCCCGGGCCAGCATCGGCTTGAGCATGTTGCCCGCGTCCATGGCGGAGTCGCCGCCGGCGCCCGCGCCGACGACCGTGTGCAGTTCGTCGATGAAAGTGATGATCTGTCCGTCGCTGCCCTTGATCTCGGACAGGACGGTCTTCAGCCGCTCCTCGAACTCGCCCCGGTACTTCGCGCCGGCGACCATCGCGCCGAGGTCCAGCGAAACCAGCCGCTTGTTCCGCAGCGACTCCGGCACGTCGCCCTTGACAATGCGCTGTGCGAGCCCCTCGACCACGGCGGTCTTGCCGACGCCGGGCTCACCGATCAGCACCGGGTTGTTCTTCGTACGGCGCGACAGCACCTGTACGACGCGCCGGATCTCCTGGTCCCGGCCGATCACCGGGTCGAGCTTGCCCTCACGGGCCGCGGCGGTGAAATCGGTGCCGAACTTCTCCAGGGCCTTGTACTGGCCCTCCGGATCCGCTGTGGTCACCCTGCGCCCTCCCCTGGCCGCCTCGAACGCGTCGAGCAGCTTCTCGGCGGCGGCGCCGCGCTCCGCGAGCACCGCCCCCGCCTGGCCGCCCTTGGCGGCGATTCCGATGAGCAAATGCTCGGTGGACACGTACTCGTCGCCCAGCTCCTTGGCGCGCCGCGCCGCGTCGCCGATGACGGCGAGCAGCTCACGGTTGGGCTGCGGGGGCGCGACGGTGGATCCCGTCACGCTGGGCTCGGCGGCGAGCAGCCGCTCGGCGCCCGCCCGTACCGCCACCTGGTCTGCCTCGACGGCAGCCAGCAGGTCGGTGACGTTCTCGTTGTCCTGGCCCTCCAGCAGCGCGAGCAGCAGGTGCGCCGGGGTCAGATCGGGGTGTCCGGCCGCCACGGCGCGGCTGGTGGCCGCGTTGATCGCGTCCCGGCTCTTGTTCGTCAGCTCGGCGTCCACTGCGCTCTCTCCTCACGTACACGTATGCGAATGTGCCCGCCGTACGGCCTCGTACGGCCTTGTGCGGCCCCGCACGGCGCCGAACGGCCCCGTCCGGCGCCACGGGCCCCATGGATCCCTGTGCGGCCCTGTGCGGCTCTTGTGGTTCCTCTGTGGTTCCTCGTGGTTCCTTACGGAGATTCCCGGTCCGGGACTCACCTCTCCACCGACGCACAGCCGCCACACCTGACTCTCACAGCATGCGTAAAGTTGAGTCTATTCCACTCAAGCTTGAAACGGGACGGTACGGGGGCGGGAAAGCGGTACGGGGCGCGACCGGGGTGGACCGGGGTGCCGGGCGGAAAACCGCCGACCATAGGCTTCCCTCCATGGCCGAAGACGTACGGAACCCCAGCGCCGATCTTCTCGCGTTCTGGCGGGCGCGCCACATCTGCACCCTGACGACCCCGCGCCCGGACGGCGGCCCGCACGTGGTCCCGGTGGGGGTGACCTACGATCCGGCGGCCGGACTGGCCCGCGTCATCAGCAGCGGCGGCAGCCGGAAGGTAGCCCATGTGCTCGCGGCGGGCCCGGAGGGCGCCAGGGTCGCCGTCTGCCAGTTCGAGAGGGGCCGCTGGTCCACGCTGGAGGGCCGCGCCACGATCCGCAGGGAGCCCGAGGCCGTCGCGGACGCGGAGAACCGCTACGCGGAGCGGTACGGACACGCCCCGAGGCCCAACCCGGAGCGCGTGGTGATCGAGATCGCGCTGGAGCGGGCGATGGGCCGCTACTGAGAGCCGGCACGGCACGCGAGCACCCCGGTACGGCCCGCAAGCACCCGGGCCCGGTACGCAAAGGCCCGGGTACGGCGGGCGGCGCGAGGGGGGAGCGCCGCGCACCGTACCCGGGCAGCACAACGGCGCCATCGTGTTTCAGGTCCACGATGGCGCCGTTGTGTGGGGGAAGCGCCCGAACGATTTACAACGACGGGGGAACCGTTCAGGCGCTGCGGGGGGTGGCGATGTTGGTTTGTGGTCCGACCAGCTGATGGTCACGCTGGTCGAGGTTGACGAAGATCATGTCGTACCTGATGGTGCATCTGACGGGGCGCGGAGCCCCGCGTGGCCGCCGAAGGCAACGGTAGGCGCGGACATCCTCGTCCTCTTCGCGTACGACGACGACCGGCTCCCCGAAGAGGGTGACCATCAACGAGTCACCCCGGTGCGGAATGGCGGTGACCAAGTCGATGAAGTGCCACCCCGACCGGTAGGCCGTGGCCATCTCGCGCCGGAAGACCCGGTCGTCCAGCGGGACGGTCATGCGCTGATGTCGGCCGACGAACTGGTCCAGCCACTGTCCACCGGCGCAGCCGTCACATCCGATGCCGGGCTCGTCCACCCGCTGTCCCCCGAGGTGGTTGTCGCCGAGGTGCTCCAGCCACTGTCCCCACCACCACCGAGAACTCCGAAAGCCACGACCGCGGTGAAAGCAGTGGCAAGCACCGAGCGAAGCAATCTCTTGTACATAGTCGGCTTCGTCCTCACTTGATGGATTCCTCTCCCCCGCGTCACAAGACGATGGCTCATTCAGGCACGTCAATGCCACAGGGACGATGCATCATGTTCCTGTAGGTTCAGGACCCTGGGGGGTGGAGATTTGCCGCAAAATAGAACAGACCCGACACATCCCCATGCAGTGACCGAGCTGTGCGAGGAAGGCACGCGGCTCTATGCCAGCGCGCTGAGCGCGGGACGCATCTCCCGGGCGGAGGCCGAAGACGCTCCGTGCCTGCTGGAGTTCGCTCTTCTGCACCCCGATCCCGACGACCCGCAGTGGCTACGGCCCGTTCCGCCTTCCGTCGCTCTCGCTCAGATGCTCCATCCCATCGAACGAGAGATCCTGGACCGCAGACGACTCTCCAACGATCTGACAGAGTCCTTTGAGCCGTTCATGGCCATCAGCGCGCTGAATCCGGCCCCCACTCACGCCATCACCGTGCTGGAGGGCTCCAACCGGATCAACGCCGCCCTCAACGTCGCCACCGCCGAGTGCCACACCGAGATGCTGACCGTTCAGCCCGGAGGCGGCAGGCCGCAGGACGCGCTCAGCCAGGCCCTGGAGCGGGACAGACCTCTGATCGACCGCGGCGTCAGCATGCGCACGCTCTACCAGCACACCGTCAGGCACAGCCAGGGCACCATGGCCTATGTGGACCGCATGGCCAGCGGAAAGGTGGAGATACGGACGCTGGAGGAGCTGATCGAGCGGCTCATCATCTGTGACAACACGGTGGCCTTCATCCCCGCGACCGACGACCGGCAGGTCGCGCTGGAACTGCGCCACCCGGGTCTGGTCACCTACCTCGTCAAGGTCTTCGAACAGCTCTGGGCACGCGCGACCCCGCTCACCGAGCAGGTCGCGTACGAGCCGACCCCGGCCGGCGTCACGGGCGTCCAGCGGACCATCGCCAAGCTCCTCGTCGAGGGCTATGTGGACGAGGCCATCGCACGGCGGCTCGGGATGAACGTACGGACCTGCCGCGCGCACATCGCCAGGCTGGCGACCACCCTCGGCAGCGGCAGCCGCGCCCAGCTCGGCTACCTCATCGCACACTCGCGGATCCTCGACCAGGAGAACTGAGAGCACATGCGGACCACGGAGCCGAGGCGGACGGAGCCGACGCGGACCACGGAGCAGACGGGAACCACGCAGCAGACGGAATCGGCGGAGCCGACGGCTGCCGCGGGCGAGGCACGCACCCCCCGTCATGCGCCCTCCTCGCCCGCGGTCCTGCCCCCCGTCGCGCTCTCCAGCCTGCGCGTCCCGCGCTCGGGGATCAAGCATCGGGCTGCTGCACTGATGTGCGCTGCGGCATCGCGCAGAGGGAGCAAATGAAAGAAGGGGACATAAGCCTGCGGGGCGGCGCGCCCGCGGCGACCGCGCTCGCCGTCCTGTCGGACGGGGCACGCGCGTTGCTGCGCCGGCTGGTCCAGGGCGAACAGGTCGAGGCGGGCGAACCCGGACGCGCCGAGCTGGCCGCTCTCGGTCTCGCCGTGCACAACCCGCAGTTCGATCTGTGGAGCGTGCCGGACATGCACCACGCCGAGCAGTCGGCGCTGGCCGCCGAGCGCGCCGCCATCGCCCACCATCTCGACCGCATGATGCACTTCTCCGAGCTGCACCGGGAGATGCGGGACGCCGAGCCGCCGACCGGCAACGGCATCGAATTCCTCGGCCAGCACGAACGTGTCAACGCCGCCATCATGCAGGCGGTGAACTCCGCGCGGTCGCAGGTCCTCACGGCGCAGCCGCTGGACAGGGACCGCGAGACGCTGCGGGCGGTCAGCCCGTCCCAAGTGAAGCTG
It encodes the following:
- a CDS encoding helix-turn-helix transcriptional regulator, producing MTELCEEGTRLYASALSAGRISRAEAEDAPCLLEFALLHPDPDDPQWLRPVPPSVALAQMLHPIEREILDRRRLSNDLTESFEPFMAISALNPAPTHAITVLEGSNRINAALNVATAECHTEMLTVQPGGGRPQDALSQALERDRPLIDRGVSMRTLYQHTVRHSQGTMAYVDRMASGKVEIRTLEELIERLIICDNTVAFIPATDDRQVALELRHPGLVTYLVKVFEQLWARATPLTEQVAYEPTPAGVTGVQRTIAKLLVEGYVDEAIARRLGMNVRTCRAHIARLATTLGSGSRAQLGYLIAHSRILDQEN